From a single Halobacteriovorax sp. HLS genomic region:
- a CDS encoding DUF3050 domain-containing protein, with product MQNLSDQLETYHSKLSNHPVYRKINTPKNLEVFMETHIFAVWDFMSLLKSLQREITCVELPWSPSKYSKSLVRMINEIVLGEESDLDLDGQACDHFTLYLDAMRELGADTTVIENFLSNLKLDTLAPHIKKFVSFNLELALGDSPHKTAAAFFYGREKLIPDMFTGIRSHLNNCPKLLYYIDRHIELDGDEHSELAQKCLIELCEGDSVKMNEALEVGLKSLQLRNELWDGVLEQIESLEYQKRV from the coding sequence ATGCAAAATTTATCAGATCAACTTGAAACCTATCACTCTAAACTTTCTAATCACCCTGTTTATAGAAAGATTAATACACCAAAAAATTTAGAAGTATTTATGGAGACCCATATCTTTGCGGTATGGGATTTTATGTCCTTACTTAAGTCTCTACAGCGTGAAATCACTTGTGTAGAGCTTCCTTGGTCTCCTTCAAAGTACTCTAAGTCACTGGTTAGAATGATCAATGAAATAGTTTTAGGTGAGGAGAGTGATCTAGACTTGGATGGGCAAGCATGTGATCACTTCACACTCTACCTTGACGCTATGAGAGAGCTTGGTGCCGATACAACTGTAATTGAGAACTTCTTGTCTAACTTAAAGTTAGACACCCTGGCACCACATATAAAGAAATTCGTTTCATTTAACTTAGAGTTAGCACTTGGTGATAGTCCTCACAAAACAGCTGCTGCCTTTTTCTACGGTAGAGAGAAGCTTATTCCTGATATGTTTACTGGGATTCGTTCTCACTTAAATAATTGTCCAAAGCTCTTATACTATATCGACAGACATATCGAATTAGATGGAGACGAGCACTCTGAGTTGGCCCAGAAGTGTTTAATTGAACTTTGTGAAGGTGATTCTGTGAAGATGAATGAGGCCTTAGAAGTTGGTTTAAAGTCTCTACAGCTTAGAAATGAATTGTGGGATGGTGTCTTAGAGCAAATAGAAAGTTTAGAATACCAAAAACGAGTATGA
- a CDS encoding YqaA family protein — protein sequence MGWCLRANRKFRIPKTSMIALFFSSFLAATIIPISSEVHLAYLSSSNEDPILLLAVASVGNFLGGLTCYYLGLLGKWDWLSKYFKIKINTIEKYKAKLERLRGWPALFCWLPIIGDPIAVSYGFMRSPVISFSLFMFLGKFLRYLVIIYFV from the coding sequence GTGGGATGGTGTCTTAGAGCAAATAGAAAGTTTAGAATACCAAAAACGAGTATGATCGCTCTTTTCTTTTCTAGTTTTCTAGCAGCAACGATTATTCCTATCAGTTCAGAAGTTCATCTGGCCTACTTATCTAGCTCTAATGAAGATCCTATTTTACTCTTAGCAGTAGCAAGTGTTGGGAATTTTCTAGGGGGCCTCACTTGTTATTACTTAGGGCTTCTTGGAAAGTGGGATTGGCTTTCTAAGTATTTCAAAATAAAAATAAATACAATTGAGAAGTATAAAGCAAAGCTTGAGCGATTAAGAGGCTGGCCTGCACTATTTTGTTGGTTACCAATTATTGGTGATCCAATCGCTGTGAGCTATGGTTTCATGCGCTCTCCAGTAATTTCTTTTAGCTTATTTATGTTCTTGGGTAAATTTCTACGCTATCTGGTCATCATTTATTTCGTCTGA